In Clostridia bacterium, one genomic interval encodes:
- a CDS encoding LURP-one-related family protein has product MKYLVKQKSKTIWKEGFYIHNEEGARCYFVKAQNLGLSQVSIYDVNQNELLKIHKKLFRYDVFDTKNELLFSIKSNFGFKKKHFYLVSQLDDLKNVRIEGNYVASNFDIYRPEEILAQVSKKIVHVFDSYCCEIIDKKNEVNYIAMAMIVDLAIHKE; this is encoded by the coding sequence ATGAAGTATCTTGTTAAGCAAAAGTCAAAAACGATATGGAAAGAAGGATTTTATATTCATAACGAAGAAGGAGCACGATGCTATTTTGTCAAGGCTCAGAATCTAGGACTATCCCAAGTATCTATTTATGATGTTAACCAAAATGAGCTATTAAAAATACATAAAAAGCTATTTAGATATGATGTATTTGATACAAAAAATGAATTATTATTTTCAATAAAATCCAATTTCGGCTTTAAGAAAAAACACTTCTATTTAGTTTCTCAATTAGATGATTTGAAAAATGTTAGAATAGAAGGCAATTATGTAGCTTCAAATTTTGATATATACAGACCAGAAGAAATTTTAGCTCAAGTAAGCAAAAAAATAGTTCATGTTTTTGATTCTTATTGCTGTGAAATTATTGATAAAAAGAATGAAGTGAATTATATAGCTATGGCAATGATCGTTGATTTAGCTATTCATAAAGAATAA
- the thrB gene encoding homoserine kinase, with the protein MVRIKVPATSANLGAGFDCMGLALDIYNELIVEPCEKLVIETDDDLPKDLNNLVASTMKKTYEHLGHEFKGAYLKQINNIPKTSGLGSSAACIVAGVTAANALLGNPLTQEDVVDLCTAFDGHPDNVVPAIMGGITVSVINGAGKVHTFRCLPEKNLKVALLIADFELSTTKARAVLPDMYSRADLVYSLSRAVATFAALSTGDFEKLRYILDDKIHTPYRRHLIKDFDEITQQFKNSNALGVFLSGAGPTIAAFVDNSFVPFTPPAHWRLEVRDIIDKGVVLD; encoded by the coding sequence ATGGTAAGGATAAAAGTGCCGGCAACAAGTGCAAACTTGGGCGCGGGTTTTGACTGTATGGGCTTGGCTTTGGATATTTATAATGAGCTTATAGTTGAACCCTGCGAAAAACTTGTTATTGAAACAGATGATGATTTGCCCAAAGACCTAAACAATCTTGTTGCAAGCACTATGAAAAAAACCTATGAACATCTGGGACATGAGTTTAAGGGTGCTTATTTAAAACAGATCAACAACATACCCAAAACAAGCGGATTGGGCAGTTCGGCTGCATGTATTGTAGCTGGCGTAACAGCTGCCAATGCTTTGTTGGGCAATCCTTTGACGCAAGAAGATGTTGTTGACCTTTGTACAGCTTTTGACGGACATCCTGACAATGTAGTCCCTGCTATTATGGGTGGAATAACGGTAAGCGTGATAAACGGTGCCGGCAAAGTGCATACTTTTAGATGTTTGCCCGAAAAAAATCTAAAAGTTGCATTATTAATTGCAGACTTTGAGCTTTCTACAACCAAAGCTCGCGCGGTGTTGCCTGATATGTATTCGCGGGCAGACCTCGTTTATTCTCTTTCACGTGCGGTTGCTACATTTGCAGCTTTGTCAACAGGAGATTTTGAAAAACTAAGATACATATTGGATGACAAAATTCATACTCCATATAGACGTCATTTGATAAAAGATTTTGATGAAATCACTCAACAGTTTAAAAATTCAAATGCGCTTGGCGTGTTTTTGAGCGGAGCAGGTCCTACTATAGCCGCATTTGTTGATAATTCTTTTGTTCCTTTTACACCCCCTGCACACTGGCGGCTTGAAGTTCGAGATATCATTGATAAGGGTGTTGTTTTAGATTAG
- a CDS encoding PfkB family carbohydrate kinase, translating to MILTVCANVCIDEYIRTDNTLILPAGKGVNVAISLSNIGLNPQCLMFMPEESKLIFESYLKQHNVLGHYVMMKGKARINKKVIDKYGNITEYGGQCEPVDSKLEEDFIKEFEPLAKLADYVVISGSLPAGASNNFYKHLIEIAGGHKCIFDSSRDALKEGIKASPLMIKPNIFEFNALTGKHYENEVEAVKECKRLIDEYKIKYILLSMGGEGALITDGKKAYSAHMNKDNIVNTTGAGDTMVAASLKCIKDGLDIQEILKYAITAATHKIGHLEPYITDTSYQNDINKLEIKEIKW from the coding sequence ATGATACTTACAGTTTGTGCTAATGTTTGTATAGACGAATATATTCGGACTGATAACACCCTTATCCTACCAGCAGGTAAGGGTGTTAATGTCGCTATTAGCCTTAGCAATATAGGCTTAAATCCTCAATGCCTGATGTTTATGCCTGAGGAATCAAAATTGATTTTTGAGTCTTATTTGAAGCAACACAATGTCCTTGGACATTATGTTATGATGAAAGGAAAGGCTAGAATAAATAAAAAAGTGATTGATAAATACGGCAATATTACCGAATATGGAGGACAATGCGAGCCTGTTGACAGCAAGCTGGAAGAAGACTTTATAAAAGAGTTTGAACCGCTTGCTAAACTTGCAGATTATGTAGTAATAAGCGGTTCTTTGCCTGCAGGAGCATCCAATAATTTTTATAAACACCTTATAGAAATAGCAGGCGGTCATAAATGTATTTTTGATTCCAGTCGCGATGCTTTGAAAGAAGGTATAAAAGCTAGTCCTTTGATGATAAAGCCAAATATATTTGAATTTAACGCTCTAACTGGCAAGCATTATGAAAATGAGGTAGAAGCGGTCAAAGAATGCAAAAGATTAATTGACGAATACAAAATAAAATATATACTTTTATCTATGGGCGGCGAAGGTGCGCTTATAACTGACGGAAAAAAGGCGTACAGTGCGCATATGAATAAAGACAATATTGTAAATACAACGGGTGCTGGAGATACAATGGTTGCGGCATCCCTAAAGTGTATAAAAGACGGATTGGATATACAAGAAATATTAAAATATGCGATAACAGCCGCTACTCATAAGATAGGACATCTTGAACCGTATATCACTGATACAAGTTATCAAAACGATATAAATAAGCTAGAGATAAAGGAAATAAAATGGTAA